Proteins encoded within one genomic window of Bacillus thuringiensis:
- a CDS encoding ABC transporter permease, whose product MKSIWKSKRFLIGFTYLFILISASFIYSWFFKDNIPKPPQLLYNDNNELLGKAPFPPSLIPPFGSDRFGESVFLQIIEGAKFTILLAVAISFFRILFGTCIGILLSLYAPKFKRFFQACSEVFYYIPTLFIAFILITPVNIVITSNADGLNPNISFTFYQVLVLIFVALPTLSLYISSEVDEFMKRDYILSSQLLGASRFHIMKKHLRVLLLDRLFVLFMEHIVQTLILVIHLALLNIVIGGIQMRELYDGVLKPVSLSNDWAGLIGLNRNEMNLSWWIIFYTLASFFITILFIKLMTLGIQDALKARDSQTVAIQSVPDQKKFVKHKDSFSFANKVNL is encoded by the coding sequence ATGAAATCTATTTGGAAATCAAAACGCTTTTTAATCGGCTTTACTTATCTATTCATACTTATTTCAGCTAGTTTTATTTATAGTTGGTTCTTTAAAGATAATATCCCAAAACCTCCTCAGTTACTTTACAATGACAATAACGAATTGCTTGGAAAGGCTCCCTTTCCACCATCATTAATACCGCCTTTTGGATCGGATCGTTTTGGAGAGTCTGTTTTCTTACAAATTATAGAAGGAGCAAAATTCACTATTTTATTAGCCGTGGCAATTAGCTTCTTTCGAATTTTATTCGGAACATGTATAGGAATTCTCTTAAGTTTATATGCTCCAAAATTCAAGAGATTTTTCCAAGCATGCTCAGAAGTTTTTTATTATATTCCCACTTTATTTATCGCATTCATACTCATCACGCCCGTTAATATTGTAATCACATCAAATGCTGATGGGTTAAATCCAAATATTTCATTTACGTTTTATCAAGTACTCGTACTTATTTTCGTTGCTCTGCCTACACTTTCTTTATATATATCCTCAGAGGTTGATGAATTTATGAAACGAGATTACATTTTAAGTTCACAATTATTGGGTGCTAGCCGTTTTCATATTATGAAAAAACACTTACGAGTCTTATTACTTGACCGCTTATTTGTATTATTTATGGAACATATCGTCCAAACACTCATACTCGTTATCCATTTAGCGTTGCTTAACATTGTAATTGGTGGGATACAAATGCGTGAACTGTATGACGGAGTGCTCAAACCTGTTTCTCTATCTAATGATTGGGCAGGCCTTATTGGCTTAAATCGTAATGAAATGAATCTTTCATGGTGGATTATTTTTTATACTCTCGCTTCATTCTTTATTACGATTCTATTTATTAAGCTTATGACACTCGGGATTCAAGATGCACTGAAAGCAAGAGACTCGCAAACTGTAGCAATTCAATCCGTTCCAGATCAAAAGAAATTTGTTAAACATAAAGATTCTTTTTCGTTTGCAAATAAAGTGAACCTTTAA
- a CDS encoding response regulator has product MKIKLLLVEDHHIVRRGLVFFLKTREEFEIVGEAENGQEAFTFVRTERPDVVLMDLSMPKMDGIEATKYIKQYDETIKILILSSFSEQDYVLPALEAGADGYQLKEVQPEQLVASIIAVHQGNTNFHPKVTPALLGRSAVKKEKENPFSMLTKREQEVLREIAKGRSNKEIAAELHITEQTVKTHVSNILAKLEVDDRTQAALYAVKHGEK; this is encoded by the coding sequence TTGAAGATTAAATTATTACTAGTTGAGGATCATCATATCGTTCGAAGAGGACTTGTATTCTTTTTGAAAACGAGAGAAGAATTTGAAATTGTTGGGGAAGCAGAAAATGGTCAAGAGGCATTCACATTTGTCCGAACGGAAAGGCCAGATGTAGTATTAATGGATCTATCAATGCCGAAGATGGATGGTATTGAAGCAACAAAATACATAAAACAATACGATGAAACAATAAAGATACTTATACTAAGCAGTTTTTCAGAGCAAGATTATGTTTTACCAGCACTAGAAGCTGGAGCAGATGGTTACCAATTAAAAGAAGTACAACCTGAACAACTTGTAGCTTCTATCATTGCAGTACATCAAGGAAATACGAATTTTCATCCGAAAGTAACACCAGCACTATTAGGACGGTCAGCAGTTAAGAAAGAAAAAGAAAACCCTTTTTCCATGTTAACGAAAAGGGAGCAAGAGGTACTTCGTGAAATTGCGAAAGGAAGAAGTAATAAGGAAATTGCAGCAGAGCTTCATATTACAGAACAAACTGTGAAAACACATGTTTCAAATATTTTAGCTAAATTGGAAGTAGATGATCGTACGCAAGCTGCATTGTACGCAGTGAAACACGGGGAGAAATAA
- a CDS encoding mechanosensitive ion channel family protein, with product MSLLTYTEEFFNYVREFLLLRFLLFALVLIIISFVINRIIDWFFRKSSFFDEEVEQTIQSVIRSIFRYIIIISLIIYLISQFVDIKSIIAGAGIAGVVIGFAAQQMLKDVILGFARLADKEFRVGDFVTFNGTNSGTIEEISIRFMQIREWSGKLLTIPHGEIRTIQNFNKGWMRVIERITVSYQEDPTRVKGLLEEVCVNCNEKLAPSLYKVDDEAAEPFKYVGVTDLNPNLKYVGYEFCITGLIKPEDYFETSRQVRFELMSMFHKNQVQMPAANMVVTTESLQHIHSGQSLSDS from the coding sequence ATGAGTTTATTAACGTATACTGAAGAATTTTTTAATTATGTAAGGGAGTTTTTGCTTTTAAGATTTTTACTATTTGCTTTAGTGCTGATCATTATTTCTTTTGTAATAAACCGCATTATTGATTGGTTTTTTAGGAAATCAAGCTTTTTTGATGAAGAGGTAGAGCAAACGATTCAAAGTGTGATTCGATCTATTTTTAGATATATCATTATCATCAGTCTAATCATATATTTAATTAGCCAATTTGTAGATATAAAAAGTATCATTGCAGGTGCAGGGATAGCGGGGGTTGTTATCGGTTTTGCTGCACAACAGATGTTAAAAGATGTTATATTAGGCTTTGCGAGATTAGCGGACAAAGAGTTTCGTGTTGGCGATTTTGTTACTTTTAACGGAACAAACTCAGGAACGATTGAGGAAATTAGTATTCGTTTTATGCAAATTCGTGAATGGTCAGGAAAACTCCTTACCATACCACATGGAGAGATTAGAACGATTCAAAATTTTAATAAAGGCTGGATGCGAGTAATTGAACGGATTACGGTAAGTTATCAGGAAGATCCTACAAGAGTTAAGGGGTTGTTAGAAGAAGTTTGTGTTAATTGTAATGAAAAATTGGCTCCAAGTCTTTATAAAGTAGATGATGAAGCTGCAGAACCGTTTAAATATGTGGGTGTTACAGATTTAAATCCGAATCTTAAATACGTTGGATATGAATTTTGTATTACAGGTTTGATAAAGCCAGAAGATTATTTTGAAACTTCTAGACAAGTAAGATTTGAATTAATGTCTATGTTTCATAAGAATCAAGTGCAAATGCCAGCAGCCAATATGGTTGTTACTACTGAAAGTTTACAGCATATCCACAGTGGGCAATCTTTATCGGACAGCTAA
- a CDS encoding MurR/RpiR family transcriptional regulator, which produces MPGTRSGIGKIQASLNGLSPKLRSIAEHILKHPQDVVHKSITELAEVTNSSEATIFRLCKHLGLQGFQDLKITLAREIVHTPMQNIHEEVSAEDSMVTVAKKVFHSHITGLQDTLHLLNDTALEQAVKALQEADRIEFYGNGGSGIIAMDAYHKFMRTGISCIAHTDSHFQIMGAGLLSKNSVVIGISHSGSNKGLLEALEIARARGAKIIAITSYQKSALSQLADITLYTSTRETEFRTEASSSRLAQLSLIDTLYVGLSLQRQEETLKNLQSIRETISMKRI; this is translated from the coding sequence ATGCCTGGAACAAGAAGTGGGATTGGAAAGATTCAGGCTTCGTTAAACGGTTTGTCACCGAAATTACGAAGTATTGCCGAACATATTTTGAAACATCCACAAGATGTTGTACATAAATCTATTACTGAATTAGCAGAAGTTACGAATAGTTCCGAAGCTACGATATTCCGCTTATGTAAACACCTTGGTTTGCAAGGATTTCAAGATTTAAAGATTACATTAGCTCGTGAAATTGTACATACACCGATGCAAAATATTCATGAAGAAGTATCAGCAGAAGATAGTATGGTAACTGTTGCTAAAAAAGTTTTTCATTCACATATTACAGGACTGCAAGATACATTGCATTTGTTAAATGACACAGCATTAGAGCAAGCTGTAAAAGCATTGCAAGAAGCAGATCGAATCGAGTTTTATGGAAATGGTGGCTCTGGTATTATTGCGATGGATGCGTATCATAAGTTTATGAGAACGGGTATTTCATGTATCGCTCATACTGATTCGCATTTTCAAATTATGGGAGCGGGTTTACTCTCGAAAAATTCAGTTGTTATCGGCATTTCTCATTCTGGTAGCAATAAAGGGTTACTTGAAGCATTAGAAATAGCGAGAGCAAGAGGAGCTAAAATTATTGCGATTACGAGCTATCAGAAATCGGCATTAAGTCAACTTGCTGATATAACGCTCTATACTTCAACACGTGAGACAGAATTCCGCACAGAAGCAAGTTCATCAAGATTAGCGCAGTTAAGTTTAATTGATACTTTGTATGTAGGTTTGTCGTTGCAACGACAAGAGGAAACGTTAAAAAATTTACAAAGTATACGTGAAACGATTTCGATGAAGCGAATATAA
- a CDS encoding serine hydrolase domain-containing protein encodes MKKCSKITCASLALLIGGGSLLYITSNSIVKAEPMQNVSSSLQTSTQRDRTSVKKAIRDELQLGYPGILAQISKDGKTWSYTAGIADLRTKKPMKADFRFRIGSVTKTFIATVLLQLSGENRLNLDDSIEKWLPGVIQGNGYDGNQITIRQILNHTSGIADYINSKDFDIMDTKKSYTAEEFVKMGISLPPDFAPGKSWSYSNTGYVILGILIEKVTGNSYAEEVENRIIEPLDLSNTFLPGNSSVIPGTKHARGYIQLDGASELKDVTYINPGSSDGDMISTADDLNKFFSYLLSGKLLKEQQLNQMLTTVPTEREGTGYGLGIFETKLPNGVSVWGHRGGVLGFSTFAGGTLGGKHTLAVNSNSFNINNPESFKNILLAEFSK; translated from the coding sequence ATGAAAAAATGCAGTAAAATTACATGTGCCAGTCTAGCACTTTTAATAGGTGGAGGTTCCCTGTTATACATAACATCAAACTCAATTGTAAAAGCAGAACCCATGCAAAATGTATCTAGTTCGTTACAAACAAGTACGCAACGCGATCGTACTTCCGTTAAGAAAGCAATACGGGATGAACTGCAACTTGGATACCCAGGAATACTCGCTCAAATTTCTAAGGATGGTAAGACTTGGAGTTATACCGCTGGAATAGCGGATCTGAGAACTAAGAAACCAATGAAAGCAGATTTTCGCTTTCGTATTGGCAGTGTGACGAAAACGTTCATTGCAACAGTTCTACTTCAATTATCTGGAGAGAATCGTTTGAATTTAGACGACTCCATTGAAAAATGGTTGCCTGGTGTTATTCAAGGAAACGGATATGATGGTAACCAGATTACGATCCGGCAAATATTGAATCATACAAGTGGTATTGCTGACTATATAAATTCAAAAGACTTTGATATTATGGATACAAAAAAATCTTATACGGCTGAAGAATTCGTAAAGATGGGGATTTCACTTCCCCCAGACTTTGCCCCAGGAAAGAGTTGGTCTTATTCAAACACAGGATACGTAATACTAGGGATCCTTATTGAAAAAGTAACTGGCAACAGCTATGCGGAAGAGGTTGAAAATCGGATTATTGAACCGCTTGATTTGTCAAATACATTTCTACCTGGTAATTCAAGCGTGATTCCAGGCACGAAGCATGCCCGTGGCTATATCCAACTAGACGGAGCAAGTGAGCTAAAAGACGTTACGTATATTAACCCAGGTAGCTCGGATGGAGATATGATTTCTACTGCTGACGATTTAAACAAATTCTTCTCTTACTTACTCAGTGGAAAATTACTGAAGGAACAGCAGCTAAATCAAATGCTTACTACAGTTCCTACAGAAAGAGAAGGAACCGGATATGGTCTTGGAATCTTTGAAACTAAGCTTCCGAATGGTGTTTCGGTATGGGGACACAGAGGTGGCGTTCTAGGCTTTTCCACTTTTGCTGGTGGAACACTTGGAGGCAAACATACATTGGCCGTCAATTCGAACAGTTTTAACATTAATAATCCAGAGTCTTTTAAAAACATTTTACTTGCTGAATTTAGCAAGTAA
- the gntK gene encoding gluconokinase yields METRGRVIGIDIGTTSTKTVVFTEKGKVVASHAVDYPIIQPNVGWAEQDPDVICAAVYKTVSVAIEKGNVLPEDISSIGISTAMHALIAVDENGAPLTHSIIWADNRSTKQAEKLLQHMNGHEIYKRTGTPIHPMSPLSKLLWMKEEEPELYKSAYKFISIKEYVIYQLFSRYVVDYSIASATGLFNLETLNWDVDVLGMLNISTEQLSTPVPTTYILSGMKPELAQKMGIRKDTPVVIGASDGVLANVGVGAISPGSAAITIGTSGAVRTISSSVNTDEKGRTFCYALTDEHWVIGGPTNNGGILLRWLRDEFGSPEQEVARKLGIDPYDLLIKYAESVPAGADGLLFLPFLSGERAPYWNANARGTFFGINLQHKREHFIRAVMEGVCMSVYSVALAIRDCTGPLTEIRVSGGFAKSAFWRQMLSDMMGKELLVPESHEASALGAAAVALYAVGKIDSLEEVKDWIDIVHHHVPNKENTAIYLEMFYMYERLYNRLKEEFDCIAAFQRKQ; encoded by the coding sequence ATGGAAACAAGGGGGAGAGTAATCGGGATTGATATCGGTACCACAAGTACAAAAACGGTTGTGTTCACAGAAAAAGGAAAAGTCGTTGCATCACATGCAGTTGATTATCCAATTATTCAACCGAACGTCGGATGGGCTGAGCAAGATCCTGATGTAATATGTGCCGCTGTCTATAAAACTGTAAGCGTTGCCATCGAAAAGGGTAATGTATTACCAGAAGATATTTCTTCAATCGGTATTAGTACAGCAATGCACGCATTAATTGCAGTAGATGAAAATGGTGCGCCGTTAACGCACTCTATTATTTGGGCAGATAATCGTAGTACGAAACAAGCAGAAAAATTATTACAACATATGAATGGACATGAAATTTATAAACGTACAGGTACACCAATTCATCCAATGTCTCCACTATCTAAGTTGTTATGGATGAAAGAAGAGGAACCAGAATTATATAAAAGTGCTTATAAATTTATTTCTATTAAAGAGTATGTTATTTACCAATTATTTTCACGCTACGTAGTTGATTATTCCATTGCTTCTGCTACAGGGTTATTCAATTTAGAAACGTTAAATTGGGATGTTGATGTGTTGGGAATGTTAAATATTTCTACAGAACAATTATCAACTCCAGTACCAACTACATATATTTTATCGGGTATGAAACCGGAATTAGCACAAAAGATGGGGATTCGTAAAGATACTCCAGTTGTGATTGGTGCAAGTGATGGAGTTCTTGCGAATGTAGGCGTTGGTGCAATATCGCCTGGCTCAGCTGCAATTACGATTGGAACAAGTGGTGCAGTTCGAACGATTTCATCAAGTGTTAATACAGATGAAAAAGGAAGAACGTTTTGTTATGCATTAACAGACGAGCATTGGGTGATCGGTGGACCAACGAATAACGGCGGAATATTATTGAGATGGTTACGTGATGAATTTGGTAGTCCAGAGCAAGAAGTAGCAAGGAAGCTTGGGATTGATCCGTATGATTTATTAATTAAGTATGCGGAAAGTGTACCGGCTGGGGCTGATGGATTACTGTTCTTGCCTTTCTTATCTGGTGAACGTGCACCTTACTGGAATGCAAATGCTCGTGGTACATTCTTCGGAATAAACCTTCAGCATAAACGAGAACATTTTATACGTGCAGTCATGGAAGGCGTTTGTATGAGTGTATATTCTGTTGCACTCGCAATCAGGGATTGTACAGGGCCACTTACCGAAATACGCGTTTCAGGAGGGTTTGCGAAATCTGCATTTTGGAGACAAATGTTATCCGATATGATGGGGAAAGAATTGCTTGTTCCTGAAAGCCATGAAGCATCTGCGCTTGGGGCAGCGGCAGTTGCTTTATATGCGGTAGGAAAAATTGATTCTCTTGAAGAGGTAAAGGATTGGATTGATATTGTCCATCACCATGTACCGAATAAAGAAAATACGGCTATATATTTAGAAATGTTTTATATGTATGAACGACTTTACAATCGCTTGAAAGAAGAATTTGATTGTATAGCTGCTTTCCAACGTAAACAATAG
- a CDS encoding ABC transporter permease subunit encodes MLHKISQFTIKLSSILLSLLLLLNLPYLFITQNGFTFQPILFLNQIVTMLKEVFSPESLVVMGSDPKFGSFKKTPLFPTVLEPYLYSFTVLFLAFLLALFLSSSMAFFYFLAKDYIKKWINRIVFILEAVPDMMMMICLQIFFIWVLKKFGESPVTIISFNENRAYLLPILSLAVLPTLQMFRMMVLYIKEEHGKDYVEVAYGKGLSSSYILRIHLFKNISIHFFHHLKTIFVFLLSNLFILEFIFNMDGIIQFLFNKAFISPPAAFIILVMIILPFYTIFQIISFMMNRWQKQLKGVAL; translated from the coding sequence ATGTTACATAAAATATCTCAATTTACAATTAAACTTTCATCCATTCTTTTATCACTTTTACTATTATTAAATTTACCTTATTTATTTATCACTCAAAATGGATTTACCTTTCAACCAATTCTTTTTTTAAATCAGATTGTTACAATGTTAAAGGAAGTTTTCTCCCCCGAATCATTAGTGGTTATGGGATCAGACCCGAAATTTGGTAGTTTCAAAAAAACACCATTATTCCCAACTGTTTTAGAACCTTACCTATATTCATTCACTGTATTATTTTTAGCCTTTTTACTTGCACTCTTTCTATCATCTAGCATGGCATTTTTTTATTTTTTAGCAAAAGATTATATAAAAAAATGGATAAATCGAATTGTGTTCATATTAGAAGCTGTCCCTGATATGATGATGATGATTTGTTTGCAAATATTTTTCATATGGGTACTTAAGAAATTCGGGGAATCTCCTGTCACCATTATTTCTTTTAATGAAAATCGAGCTTATTTACTCCCTATTTTATCTTTAGCAGTCTTACCTACATTACAAATGTTTCGGATGATGGTGTTATACATAAAAGAAGAACATGGAAAAGATTATGTAGAAGTTGCCTATGGAAAAGGCCTTTCATCAAGTTATATACTACGCATTCATTTATTCAAAAATATATCTATCCACTTCTTCCACCATTTAAAAACGATTTTTGTTTTCTTACTTTCTAATTTATTCATTTTAGAATTTATTTTTAATATGGATGGCATTATTCAATTTTTATTTAATAAGGCGTTTATTTCACCTCCCGCTGCATTTATCATACTGGTTATGATTATTTTACCGTTTTATACTATTTTTCAAATAATCTCATTCATGATGAATAGATGGCAAAAGCAATTGAAAGGAGTAGCATTATGA
- a CDS encoding sensor histidine kinase, producing the protein MHRLEALKSIAELLNEATDLQDMLEKVLHTLLQVMNLQTGWIFFIDESGKHRMLVDEKLPPALTWQEKKPMCEGDCWCVERFVNGRLEKATNIIECKRIEDAIECNWGETEDVTHHATIPLRSGSEKFGLLNVAAPQKTNFSEEELALLESIAFQIGTTIQRIQLVEKERKYVVVAERNRLARDLHDSVKQLLFSIMLTAKGTLNMTQDRELQEMLSYIGDLSQEALQEMTLLIWQLRPEGLEKGLAEAIQNYGKLLGVHVEVRIEGMVSIGDEIEEVLWRISQEAIHNCKKHASCEKVNVLLKIENNQLYFYIEDNGIGFIQDRVRESALGLKSMKERIQLMRGSFQIKTELKKGTKIEIQLPI; encoded by the coding sequence ATGCATCGATTAGAAGCATTAAAATCAATTGCTGAATTATTAAATGAAGCAACAGACTTACAGGACATGTTAGAAAAAGTGTTACATACATTGTTACAAGTAATGAATTTGCAAACAGGGTGGATCTTTTTTATTGATGAAAGTGGAAAGCACCGTATGCTTGTAGACGAAAAATTACCGCCAGCTCTTACGTGGCAAGAGAAAAAGCCGATGTGTGAAGGAGACTGCTGGTGTGTAGAGCGTTTTGTGAATGGCAGATTGGAAAAAGCGACTAATATTATTGAATGTAAGCGAATAGAGGATGCGATTGAATGTAATTGGGGAGAGACCGAAGATGTTACGCATCATGCGACAATTCCATTAAGGTCTGGGTCGGAGAAGTTTGGTCTCTTAAATGTAGCTGCGCCTCAAAAAACAAATTTTTCAGAGGAAGAATTAGCATTATTAGAATCAATTGCATTTCAAATAGGAACGACAATACAACGTATTCAGTTAGTGGAAAAAGAACGTAAATACGTAGTTGTAGCAGAACGAAATCGATTAGCTCGTGATTTGCATGATTCAGTAAAACAATTGTTATTTTCTATTATGTTAACAGCAAAAGGGACACTAAATATGACACAAGATAGAGAATTGCAGGAGATGTTAAGTTATATTGGAGATTTATCGCAAGAAGCATTACAAGAGATGACACTTTTGATTTGGCAATTAAGACCGGAAGGATTAGAAAAAGGATTAGCAGAAGCAATTCAAAATTACGGAAAGTTGTTAGGGGTTCATGTGGAAGTCCGAATTGAGGGAATGGTTTCAATTGGAGATGAAATAGAAGAAGTTTTATGGCGTATTAGTCAAGAAGCAATACATAATTGTAAAAAACATGCTTCGTGTGAAAAGGTAAATGTTCTTTTAAAAATAGAAAATAATCAGTTGTATTTTTACATAGAGGATAACGGAATAGGATTTATACAAGATCGCGTAAGAGAGTCAGCGCTCGGGTTAAAAAGTATGAAGGAACGTATTCAGTTAATGAGGGGATCATTTCAAATAAAAACTGAGCTGAAAAAGGGTACGAAAATTGAAATTCAATTGCCAATTTGA
- a CDS encoding GntP family permease: MVVGIVLAAVVILLLLITVVKWHPFVALILTAIGVGLAMGMPLIGTSPKDPGIIDSIKLGLGNTLGFLAIVLALGTMLGKMMAESGGAERIANTLIDRFGKKRVHWAMMFVAFLVGIPVFFQVGFVLLIPLVFTIALETGVSLITIGIPLVAGLSVVHGLVPPHPAAMAAVGIFKADVGKTILYALIVGLPTAIISGPLYGKWIGARIHKEVPLDIAEQFIERDQKKELPSFGNTLFTILLPVFLMLGASIAEVALSKTSQLAQVLHFIGDPIVALLIATIYSFFSLGYAKGFSKDKVLQFTNDCLGPIANILLVIGAGGAFNKVLLDSGIGTTIAEMAKESHISPILLGWGIAALIRIATGSATVSMMTAAGIVAPIAASTPGVNVELLALATGAGSLILSHVNDSGFWMIKEYFGMTVKETLLTWTAMETILSVVALGLISLLNIFV, from the coding sequence ATGGTAGTTGGGATCGTACTAGCGGCAGTTGTCATACTACTTTTACTTATTACGGTAGTAAAATGGCATCCGTTTGTCGCATTAATTTTAACAGCAATCGGTGTAGGGCTGGCAATGGGAATGCCATTGATTGGAACTTCACCAAAAGATCCAGGGATTATTGATTCTATTAAATTAGGGCTTGGTAATACGTTAGGGTTTTTAGCGATAGTTTTAGCACTAGGAACGATGCTTGGAAAAATGATGGCCGAATCTGGCGGTGCTGAACGAATTGCTAATACATTGATTGATCGTTTTGGGAAGAAACGTGTTCACTGGGCAATGATGTTCGTTGCATTTTTAGTGGGAATTCCAGTGTTTTTCCAAGTTGGATTTGTACTATTAATTCCATTAGTATTTACAATTGCGTTAGAAACTGGGGTATCACTTATTACAATCGGTATCCCGCTTGTAGCAGGGCTATCTGTTGTACACGGACTCGTTCCGCCGCATCCAGCAGCGATGGCAGCGGTAGGTATTTTTAAAGCGGATGTAGGGAAGACAATTTTATATGCATTAATTGTCGGACTTCCAACTGCAATTATTTCAGGTCCGCTTTATGGAAAATGGATCGGTGCTCGTATACATAAAGAAGTACCATTAGATATAGCTGAGCAATTTATTGAAAGAGATCAGAAGAAGGAACTTCCTAGTTTCGGAAATACATTGTTTACTATTTTACTTCCAGTATTTCTTATGCTAGGTGCATCAATAGCGGAAGTAGCGCTAAGCAAAACAAGTCAACTTGCACAAGTATTGCACTTTATTGGAGATCCAATAGTTGCATTATTAATTGCAACGATATATTCTTTCTTTAGTCTTGGTTATGCAAAAGGTTTCTCAAAAGATAAAGTGTTACAATTTACAAATGATTGCTTAGGCCCAATTGCGAACATACTGTTAGTTATTGGTGCAGGCGGAGCATTTAATAAAGTATTATTAGATTCTGGAATTGGAACGACAATCGCAGAAATGGCGAAAGAATCCCATATTTCACCGATATTATTAGGGTGGGGAATTGCGGCGCTTATCCGGATTGCAACTGGATCAGCTACTGTTTCAATGATGACAGCTGCTGGAATTGTTGCACCGATTGCAGCAAGTACACCAGGTGTAAATGTTGAACTACTAGCACTTGCAACAGGTGCTGGGTCATTAATTTTATCACATGTAAATGATTCTGGATTTTGGATGATTAAAGAGTATTTTGGAATGACAGTGAAAGAAACATTATTAACATGGACTGCAATGGAGACGATACTATCTGTTGTAGCACTTGGACTTATTTCGTTATTAAATATATTTGTATAG
- the adhP gene encoding alcohol dehydrogenase AdhP has product MKAVVVNKNSKANIEVIEKELRPLHSGEALVDVEYCGVCHTDLHVANHDFGNTDGRILGHEGVGIVTKIADDVTSLKIGDRVSIAWMFQSCGRCEYCVTGRETFCREVKNAGYSVDGGMAEQCIVTADYAVKVPEGLDPAQASSITCAGVTTYKAIKVSDIKPGQPIVIYGCGGLGNLAIQYAKNVFGAKVIAVDINDDKLALAKEVGADRTINPISQGPADKIIQEEFGGAYAAVVTAVSKVAFNSAVDAVRACGKVVAVGLPVETMDLNIPRLVLDGIEVVGSLVGTRKDLEEAFMFGAEGKVVPVVQTCSLDKVQNVFEEMEQGRIQGRMVIDFKQHNCDCK; this is encoded by the coding sequence ATGAAAGCAGTAGTAGTTAATAAAAATAGTAAAGCAAATATTGAAGTTATTGAAAAGGAATTACGTCCGTTACACTCAGGTGAAGCACTAGTAGATGTAGAGTATTGTGGGGTTTGTCATACTGATTTACACGTTGCAAATCATGATTTTGGAAACACAGATGGCCGTATTCTTGGTCATGAGGGTGTAGGTATTGTGACGAAAATCGCTGATGATGTTACTTCACTAAAGATAGGAGACCGTGTAAGTATTGCATGGATGTTCCAATCTTGTGGACGTTGTGAATATTGCGTGACTGGTAGAGAAACATTTTGCCGTGAAGTTAAGAATGCTGGTTATTCAGTAGATGGTGGTATGGCTGAGCAATGTATTGTTACAGCTGATTATGCGGTGAAAGTACCAGAAGGATTAGATCCTGCTCAAGCATCATCAATCACATGTGCGGGCGTAACTACATATAAAGCAATAAAAGTATCAGATATTAAACCGGGTCAACCTATTGTAATCTATGGTTGTGGTGGATTAGGTAACTTAGCTATCCAATATGCTAAAAATGTATTTGGTGCCAAGGTAATCGCAGTAGATATTAATGATGATAAACTAGCCTTAGCAAAAGAGGTTGGTGCTGATAGGACAATCAATCCAATTTCTCAAGGTCCTGCTGATAAGATTATTCAAGAGGAGTTTGGTGGTGCTTATGCTGCTGTAGTAACAGCTGTTTCAAAAGTAGCCTTCAATTCAGCAGTTGACGCAGTACGTGCTTGTGGTAAAGTCGTTGCAGTAGGTTTACCAGTAGAAACTATGGACTTGAACATTCCGCGTCTTGTACTAGACGGAATTGAAGTGGTTGGTTCTCTAGTTGGTACTCGTAAGGATCTAGAAGAGGCATTTATGTTCGGTGCAGAAGGAAAAGTAGTGCCGGTTGTTCAAACTTGTTCTTTAGATAAAGTACAAAATGTATTCGAAGAAATGGAGCAAGGTAGAATTCAAGGGCGTATGGTAATAGATTTTAAACAGCATAATTGTGATTGCAAATAA